TTGTCGACGTCCGAGGTGTTCGTCGGGATGCTGCCGGTGAAGGCGTTCGTGCCGAGGTCCCACGTCTGGCCGATGCCGAGCGCCTGCCCGGCGGTGGCGAGGTCCCCGTCGTCGAGCTGCTTCGACAGGCCCACGAAGGCCGTGTTGCAGGACTTGGCGAAGTCCACCCGGAAGTCCACCGTGCCGAACTCCTCCTTCTCGTAGTTCTTGAAGGAGCGCCCTCCGACCGTGGCCGTCTTCGGGCAGGCCACGGGGTCGGACGGCTTCAACCCGTCGCCCAGCAGCGAGTACGTCGTCACGACCTTGAACGTCGACCCCGGCGCGTACTTGCCGACCAGCGCCCGGTCCAACCCGCTCGTCGGGCTGTTCGCCACCGCCAGCACCGCGCCGGTCCTGACGTCGACCGCGACCAGCGCGCTCGGCTGCTTCTGCCCGGCCAGCGCCGCGTCCGCAGCCATCTGCACCGTGGGGTCCAGGGTCAGGGTCAGGGGCTTGCCCGGCTCGGCGTCCTGCTCGAGCAGTGAGCGCGCGCTGCCGTCGGTCCCCACCGCCTCGACCGTCGTGCCTGCCGTCCCACCCAGCTGCTCGTCGTACTCGCGCTGCAGGCCCGAGACCCCCGCGACGTCACCGGCGGCGTAGCGGCCCTTGCCCTGCTGCACGATCTCGGCCGTGACCGGACCGACCGTGCCCAGCAGCGCGCGGGCGAACTCCCGCGACGGCGCCAGCGGCTGCTTGCGCTCGCGGAACACCACACCGGGCAGCGGCCGCAGCTTCGAGCGCACAGCGTCGTAGTCGCTGCGCCGCAGCGTGATCACGTCGACGAACGCGTCCTTCTGCGCGGCGCTGATGCGCTTGGCCAGCGCCCCGCCGTCCACGTCGACGATGCCGGCCACCTTGGCGGCCAGCGCGGGCACGCTGCCCGTGACCCGACTGGGCTGCACCCCGACGTCGACCACATCGCCCATGGCGACGATCTTCGCGCCGCTGGTGCTCGTGATCTCGGCCCGCTCCGGCTGCGTGCGGCTCACCTTCAGGGTCTCGCCGGTGGCGAGGTCCGGGTGCACCAGGCGGGAGTCAGCCGCGAGCTGCCAGCTCGAGCCCTTGCTCATGGCGACCGGCAGGTCGTACTGCCAGGTCACGCCGCCGGGCAGCGTCCGGGTCACGGCGAGCGTCGCGCTGGCGGTGTCGCCGGTGCGCTGCTCGCTCTTGACGGTCACGGTCGCCTTGCTGGTGCCCAGCCCCTTGAGGGCGGCGGCGGTGTCCTTCTGCAGGGCGGCGGCGCCGGAGCCGGCGACCGGC
The window above is part of the Angustibacter luteus genome. Proteins encoded here:
- a CDS encoding penicillin-binding transpeptidase domain-containing protein — translated: MAAAVVVLLVVVGGGGYLFRQHQQQVDDDAARALATRVASAVAAGDVSGLPVAGSGAAALQKDTAAALKGLGTSKATVTVKSEQRTGDTASATLAVTRTLPGGVTWQYDLPVAMSKGSSWQLAADSRLVHPDLATGETLKVSRTQPERAEITSTSGAKIVAMGDVVDVGVQPSRVTGSVPALAAKVAGIVDVDGGALAKRISAAQKDAFVDVITLRRSDYDAVRSKLRPLPGVVFRERKQPLAPSREFARALLGTVGPVTAEIVQQGKGRYAAGDVAGVSGLQREYDEQLGGTAGTTVEAVGTDGSARSLLEQDAEPGKPLTLTLDPTVQMAADAALAGQKQPSALVAVDVRTGAVLAVANSPTSGLDRALVGKYAPGSTFKVVTTYSLLGDGLKPSDPVACPKTATVGGRSFKNYEKEEFGTVDFRVDFAKSCNTAFVGLSKQLDDGDLATAGQALGIGQTWDLGTNAFTGSIPTNTSDVDKAAAAFGQGRTEVSPLAVAVATGSVARGSYLPPTLVVTGKDKAAATKLDAGSVATLHSLMRDVVTSGTGTALKSVPGGPVYAKTGTAEFGSASGGGQPRTRAWITGWQGDIAFAVLVEEGKSGGTVAGPVAATFLTNLAKG